The Podospora pseudoanserina strain CBS 124.78 chromosome 7 map unlocalized CBS124.78p_7, whole genome shotgun sequence region AGAGATTCAAGCTCTAGGTGGCCTCGAGGCATATCAGAAGGCCAGTCTTCAAGGCCAGAGGGAGGACCGCGGCGGTGACAGCTCGAGGGTTCTGATGGAATGGGTGCAGCCATGCCTCACGGCTCATAAAGAGGGATCGGATCGGATGCTCAAGATGCTCGAGGTTGGCGCGCTCAGCACACAGAATGCTTGCTCGCAGAGCGGCTACTTTGACATTACTCGTATCGATTTGAACAGTCAAGGCGAAGGGATTCTGCAGCAGGATTTCATGGAACGGCCTTTGCCCAAGGATGACACGGAGCGATTCGATATCATCAGCCTGTCGCTCGTTCTGAACTTTGTGCCGGATCCGAAAGGAAGAGGGGACATGCTCAAGCGTACGACGGAGTTTTTGCGCGCAGCCGGCAGATATCTCGAGGCTCCTTCACTGACGACCAACTTTCCGAGTCTCTTCCTGGTGCTCCCTGCGCCATGTGTCACGAATTCGCGGTATCTGGATGAAgagaggttggttgggattATGGCGTCGCTTGGGTACGCGAAGGTTGAGTCCAAGACGACTCAGCGGCTGGTCTACTATCTTTGGAGGagagaaggcaaaggcaTCGCTCGACGTTTCCGAAAGGAAGAGATACGGGCTGGCCCGACACGGAACAactttgctgttgttctgGGGTGAATACTCTCCTGGTGTTGGTTTTGGCCAGTTCGCTGGGCGGGGTTGATCTTCCTCTTTGGAATGGGAGGTTGTGatgtccccatcatcctcaccgtGGCAGGAGCCCAAGGCACTTGGCATCTGGGCAACTTGTGCATCAAGGTACGTTATGACTTTACATTTCACATGACTGGCGATGATGCTTTGCAACCTAAAGTATTTGCTACTTCAGAGCCTCCGGGCCATGAGACAAACTATTTCACCATGCACTGAGCCACTTCAGTTTACTAGAAGCATTTCTCACAAGTCCTGTTGAAGGGTTGCCAGGCTGACAAATGCGATTCTAGGCTGCTCCATGAGATGGTTCTCGCTCTCTCCACCGCCGGTTGGCAGTTGGGGCCTTTGCCATCAGCACAATATGTTCAATTTTGCTCTTGTGTCGTTGTCCCAACAAAGAATACCTTGCCGGCAGTTTCTGAGACGAGATGGGCAGTCTTATGGTATGTGCGCATCTCTTTTTACTCTCTCCCCTTACCATGATGACCTAGACATTCTAAACAGTTATCCCTATCTGAAAATATGGTGTTGACTTGGTTCTAACTTCTGATTTTCCTTACTTTTCACCTCGATGTTTGGCCGTTCCTGCTGGAAGCCTGAGCTCACATCTTGAAGACAGTTCTCTACTAGTGGCACCTCAGTGACACAGCCGGCAATCGATATCAGACTCAAATTTCGGTACGTTTTACTTCTTCGTCGCATTGTGAttccttcatctccccccaaTACCCTCATGTAATATGATGACCTAGGCATTCATAAACAGTTATCCCTATCTGAATAACAGTGTTGATCCGGTTCTAACTTCTGATTTCTTACCCTCTTTACCTCCCTTGTTGACTTCCATATCTTTGATCTGGCATAGACTTACAAGTCACCGTTTACTAGGCATTTGCAGCTATATTATGGATCTCATGTCGAGACGTGTGCGACAACGCAAGCAAGGGTAAGCTTTTAGCTTTATTTACTTGCAGCCCCCTTTACGTGATAACCGAGACATTTCAAAGAGTTATTCCTATCTCAAATAACACAATGTTGATCTGGTTCTAACTTCTGATTGCCCTTACTTTCCTCAACACATGTTTGTTTGCTACTTTTGGGCCCTGCTAACATCATGCAAAGATCCTTGACATCTAGCAATCGTGTCCTGCCACGACATCGCTTTGACAAGTAACAGCTATCCGCTGTCTGCTCTACACATGCCGCTACCCCGAGATGGTTCCGCATAAGACCACCTCGAGCTGGACGACGGATGCCGGCGCGATGTTGTCGCCGTCTTCAAATCTTTACCAAACGTATCCAAAACGGTGTTCAATTTTCTTCAGTTCAGCATTCATTCGCAAGCTAGCAAGCGGTGTGACAGCCAAGACGCAGCCAACGTGCCATTCAACGATTTTTCACTGCGCAGCAGTGAGCTGATCATGCGGGTTGCCGGCGTCTACTTGCAAGGTCCGATTACCCCACAACGCTGGGAGGTGCGGGAAGGAAGGCTGTTGTGAGGGGGGACGGAGGCGACGCCGGGATGCTGCATctgcgctgctgctgtgtcaAGCAATGGATGGCAAGAGGGAGACAATTGATGTGGCAGAGCGCGCATGCGATCACCATGCAGTGGGATGGTTTGGTTCGGAGAGGATTTCCGACAGTATTGTTGGGCGTgattgggttgttgtttcgTGAGGGGTTAAAAGAGGTCACCTGGACAGGATGAGTTTGGAGacagggaaggggagggtcGATCGGATGGTTGTGATGGAGACATTTTGTGTTTATCACTGGGTTATGATGGTTCACATATTGGGGGAGATGAATGAGACAGCCAATTGATGGGGTTGACAGTTCACTTTGCAAGTTTTGTGTGTGCGGTGTTCACTCCGGTCCGCGatgggtgatgttggtggtggtggtggacgatTGACTAAGATGCAGTGCAGGAGGCACTACACCCTCTTTGTATGGATAACGAACAGCTTTTTGGGTGCCAGGGTCTTGCGTTTGGCTAATGTTTGACAGGAGAGTTGGGTAGCAAATGTGTCTGTGCTGTATTCAATGTCTCAAATTGAAGCCTTTTCTCACGAGTAAGCTATGGGCGATACCGGACAGACTATCACgactccctttcccctcgtcgccgtcgtcagTGACGGGTTTAAAATAAAGAAGTACGGATCCTGGCCATCGCGATATCGGAAGTTTCTTGGCCAGGGTCGCGATCTACGGTTGTTCTGAAGGTTGGCAGTAGACAGAGACGGATAACCGGTTTTTACAGTTGTATGTATGGGATGTTATCACTTGGGAATTGCCACTTATCAATCTTGGCCTTTTTGGTGCAATCGCTATGGTACCAGGTATGATGGAAAGTTGAGgttccctcaccccctcaatTGTTCTAGATTTCTTGTGGGAACAAAGAAagttcggtggtggtggtggtggtggtggtggtggtggtggtgggtggtggtgatcgtGAATtctccgaggaggaggcgaaaaTGATCGTCGGTGTCACTTGAGCCACCGTTAGGAAGTGTGTGTGCTAGGATTGTGTAGCCGCGGGAGGCGCTTTCGCTCTCAACAACTTTTCTCTTTCAGAGTTTCGGTAGATCCCGTGATGGTACCAGGTTGGGATGGACGGGGGTACGATAAAGGGGGTGATTGGAAGCGATTGGGTTATTGAGTAAAATAGCCGGGGATAATCGTAGAGGGGCGCGCTGGCTGATGATCATATGATGACGATTATATTCTCAGAGCAGCTCAATGGGTTTGCCTTTCTTTGGCTtggggggagatggcggggCTGGGCGGTTCCGAACAGCAATGAAGCTGGGCAGATATTATTCATTGGATCTTGAGAGAGGGCAAAGAAAGCTACCTAGCTCACTCCCAGTAAAGCGGCAACGGTGGGGAAACCCGCAGTATGGACGACGGGCTGTTGCAGCATTCATTGCCTCCTGCGTACCATAACCTCCTCTTTTGTGAGCAAGGAGAGAGCTGGCGGTTTGACCGCCGAGAGCTgaccacctacctacccttgAGGTGGCGCATTTGTTAGCATCAATCTTGCCCAAGTCAAGCCCAAGCGCATGCAACTTCCCCGGATTTTTGGTGGAGTTTCCCCCCCTCGCAAGCTAGACTG contains the following coding sequences:
- the BMT2 gene encoding 25S rRNA (adenine2142-N1)-methyltransferase (EggNog:ENOG503P05N; BUSCO:EOG09263PWF; COG:B); this encodes MALKKKRPQKSLAAGRPPILQRQPKSITRKSTKALINKHHLLEKRKKQALAKGDDAGVAAIDAEIQALGGLEAYQKASLQGQREDRGGDSSRVLMEWVQPCLTAHKEGSDRMLKMLEVGALSTQNACSQSGYFDITRIDLNSQGEGILQQDFMERPLPKDDTERFDIISLSLVLNFVPDPKGRGDMLKRTTEFLRAAGRYLEAPSLTTNFPSLFLVLPAPCVTNSRYLDEERLVGIMASLGYAKVESKTTQRLVYYLWRREGKGIARRFRKEEIRAGPTRNNFAVVLG